One region of Brachybacterium saurashtrense genomic DNA includes:
- a CDS encoding MFS transporter, producing MADTERRSWVPMSGLFLAQVLMSFNVAALPISLGGMVEDFSVPPTVASSTIVVYGLAVAALVMTGAKLGQRIGWTLIFRAVLAVFATSSLLMILSPTIGWAIAGQVLAGAAAAIIVPALVALIAENYRGAQQATAVGSLGSARAFSGMSAFLIGGTLGTFVGWRPIFVITLVLAVVVFALSFTLRSDRGDASTRIDLVASVLVGGAVVALTLGFNNLNGWGALLAAPEAPFSLLGLSPAPVLVVVGVVLGQLFILWTLRRMRQGKVPLVDLSVLGSRTERSAVYAMFIIVLMEAAVNFTVPIYIQVVQGRTPLDTSWAMMPFNLTVFVTATLIVRFYSRFSPRTIALFAFALTTGALIWLSAVVTNNWETLPTILGLVVFGIGQGALVTLVFNVLVTSAPTRLAGDVGSLRGTTQNLASAVGTAVMGAVLVMVLGVGVGRAVTEHPELPEELVAQVDLDQVNFVSNDELHEVLSRTTATDAQVEAAIALNEEQRLRTLKTGFLLLAGLSAIAALPASRLPAYRPEEIPDPAP from the coding sequence ATGGCTGACACCGAGCGCAGATCCTGGGTCCCGATGAGCGGGCTGTTCCTCGCCCAGGTGCTGATGTCCTTCAACGTGGCCGCGCTGCCGATCTCGCTGGGCGGCATGGTCGAGGACTTCTCCGTCCCGCCCACCGTCGCCAGCTCCACCATCGTCGTCTACGGGCTCGCGGTCGCGGCCCTGGTGATGACGGGGGCGAAGCTCGGCCAGCGCATCGGGTGGACCCTCATCTTCCGGGCCGTCCTGGCCGTGTTCGCGACCTCCTCGCTGCTGATGATCCTCTCCCCCACGATCGGGTGGGCGATCGCGGGGCAGGTGCTCGCCGGGGCGGCCGCGGCCATCATCGTGCCGGCGCTGGTCGCGCTCATCGCCGAGAACTACCGCGGGGCGCAGCAGGCCACGGCCGTCGGCTCCCTGGGGTCCGCCCGGGCGTTCTCCGGCATGAGCGCCTTCCTCATCGGCGGCACGCTCGGCACCTTCGTGGGGTGGCGGCCGATCTTCGTCATCACCCTGGTGCTCGCCGTGGTGGTCTTCGCGCTGAGCTTCACCCTGCGCTCGGACCGGGGCGATGCCTCGACCCGCATCGACCTGGTCGCCTCGGTGCTGGTCGGCGGCGCCGTCGTGGCCCTCACCCTGGGGTTCAACAACCTCAACGGCTGGGGCGCGCTGCTGGCCGCGCCGGAGGCCCCCTTCTCGCTGCTGGGCCTGTCCCCCGCCCCGGTGCTGGTGGTGGTGGGCGTGGTCCTCGGGCAGCTGTTCATCCTGTGGACCCTGCGACGGATGCGGCAGGGGAAGGTCCCGCTGGTGGATCTCAGCGTGCTCGGCAGCCGCACCGAGCGCTCGGCGGTGTACGCGATGTTCATCATCGTGCTGATGGAGGCGGCGGTGAACTTCACCGTGCCGATCTACATCCAGGTGGTGCAGGGGCGCACCCCGCTCGACACCTCGTGGGCGATGATGCCGTTCAACCTCACGGTCTTCGTCACCGCCACCCTCATCGTGCGCTTCTACTCCCGCTTCTCCCCGCGCACCATCGCCCTGTTCGCCTTCGCCCTCACCACGGGGGCGCTGATCTGGCTCTCCGCCGTGGTCACCAACAACTGGGAGACGCTGCCCACGATCCTCGGCCTGGTGGTCTTCGGGATCGGCCAGGGCGCGCTGGTCACCCTGGTGTTCAACGTGCTGGTGACCTCGGCTCCCACGCGACTGGCCGGCGACGTCGGATCCCTGCGCGGCACCACCCAGAACCTCGCCTCGGCCGTGGGCACCGCCGTGATGGGGGCGGTGCTGGTGATGGTCCTCGGGGTGGGCGTGGGCCGTGCGGTGACGGAGCACCCGGAGCTGCCGGAGGAGCTGGTGGCGCAGGTGGACCTCGATCAGGTGAACTTCGTCAGCAACGACGAGCTGCACGAGGTGCTCAGCCGCACCACGGCCACGGACGCCCAGGTGGAGGCCGCCATCGCGCTCAACGAGGAGCAGAGGCTGCGCACCCTGAAGACGGGCTTCCTGCTCCTGGCCGGGCTCAGCGCGATCGCCGCGCTGCCGGCCTCGCGCCTGCCCGCGTACCGCCCCGAGGAGATCCCGGACCCCGCGCCGTAG
- the glsA gene encoding glutaminase A — translation MFETHLPDVPQRALTGDLPAESTVEELLQAAHARYAPLGEGEVADYIPALAEADPALFGLALTEVDGTQHLAGDTSAPFTIQSISKAFVLALVLEAIGHEEVHRIVGVNNTGLPFNSVIALELNAGSPMNPMVNAGAIATTALMPGADAEQRWQGVHEGLSRFAGRSLEIDERVLRSESASNHRNRGIASLLASYERLRGDAPEMVEVYTRQCSLLVTAEDLAVMGATLADGGLNPVTGEQVVSAEVCRDTLAVLAACGMYELSGEWQFEIGLPAKSGVSGGIVAVAPGKGALGVFSPPLDRAGNSVRGQRACAHLARTLGLNLFASTTHARKGARTDG, via the coding sequence GTGTTCGAGACGCATCTTCCGGATGTCCCGCAGCGCGCGCTGACCGGGGACCTTCCTGCGGAGTCCACCGTCGAGGAGCTCCTGCAGGCGGCGCATGCCCGCTATGCGCCGCTCGGCGAGGGCGAGGTCGCCGACTACATCCCCGCGCTCGCGGAGGCGGATCCGGCGCTGTTCGGCCTCGCGCTGACGGAGGTGGACGGCACCCAGCACCTCGCCGGCGACACCTCCGCGCCCTTCACCATCCAGTCGATCTCCAAGGCCTTCGTGCTCGCGCTGGTGCTCGAGGCGATCGGCCACGAGGAGGTCCACCGGATCGTCGGCGTGAACAACACCGGACTGCCCTTCAACTCCGTCATCGCCCTCGAGCTGAACGCCGGCAGTCCGATGAACCCGATGGTCAACGCCGGGGCGATCGCCACCACCGCGCTCATGCCCGGCGCCGACGCCGAGCAGAGATGGCAGGGCGTGCACGAGGGTCTCAGCCGCTTCGCGGGCCGCTCCCTCGAGATCGACGAGCGGGTGCTGCGCTCCGAATCCGCCTCCAACCACCGCAACCGGGGGATCGCCTCGCTGCTCGCCTCCTACGAGCGCCTCCGCGGGGACGCCCCGGAGATGGTCGAGGTGTACACCCGGCAGTGCTCGCTCCTGGTGACGGCCGAGGATCTCGCCGTGATGGGAGCGACCCTCGCCGACGGCGGGCTGAACCCGGTCACCGGGGAGCAGGTGGTCTCCGCCGAGGTGTGCCGCGACACCCTGGCGGTGCTCGCCGCGTGCGGGATGTACGAGCTCTCCGGCGAGTGGCAGTTCGAGATCGGTCTGCCCGCGAAGTCCGGCGTGTCCGGCGGGATCGTCGCCGTCGCCCCCGGCAAGGGCGCGCTCGGCGTGTTCTCCCCGCCGCTGGACCGCGCCGGCAACAGCGTGCGCGGACAGCGCGCCTGCGCCCATCTGGCCCGCACCCTGGGCCTGAACCTCTTCGCCTCCACCACGCACGCCCGGAAAGGGGCCCGCACCGATGGCTGA
- a CDS encoding SPFH domain-containing protein, with protein MEGAIVVLVVIVVLLVVLAIVGALLFGGLRTSLMFTVHTQEAVIVERFGRFKRVAHAGLNFKTPFIDSTTRPVSLRVQQLEVNIESKTKDNVFVTVPVAVQYRIREEQVVDAYYKLSNPEAQIRSYVFDTVRSALSSLELDQAFESKDDIARSVETTLSTRMEEFGFNIINTLVQDISPDQRVRDSMNSINAAQRDRVAAQSLAEADKIKRVTQAEAEAESKRLQGEGVAGQRKAIALGIAEQYEMLRKVGIENSAEQLLLMTQYFDTMQDVARNGRSNVLYLPSNPGAVGGMGEEIRTAMLQSQAAAEASQDADAADARNARRPSAGRARQEAEQQARAAQQQAQDQVPDGYPGDDAPPWAHPGSAHQG; from the coding sequence ATGGAAGGCGCCATCGTCGTCCTGGTCGTCATCGTCGTCCTGCTCGTCGTGCTCGCGATCGTGGGCGCGCTGCTGTTCGGCGGCCTGCGCACCTCGCTGATGTTCACGGTCCACACGCAGGAAGCCGTGATCGTGGAGCGGTTCGGCCGGTTCAAGCGCGTCGCCCACGCGGGACTGAACTTCAAGACCCCCTTCATCGACTCCACCACCCGGCCGGTCTCCCTGCGCGTCCAGCAGCTGGAGGTGAACATCGAGTCCAAGACCAAGGACAACGTGTTCGTCACGGTGCCGGTCGCCGTCCAGTACCGCATCCGCGAGGAGCAGGTCGTGGACGCGTACTACAAGCTCTCGAACCCCGAGGCGCAGATCCGCTCGTACGTGTTCGACACCGTGCGCTCCGCGCTGAGCTCCCTCGAGCTGGACCAGGCCTTCGAGTCGAAGGACGACATCGCCCGCAGCGTGGAGACCACGCTGTCCACGCGGATGGAGGAGTTCGGCTTCAACATCATCAACACGCTGGTGCAGGACATCTCCCCGGACCAGCGGGTGCGTGACTCGATGAACTCCATCAACGCCGCCCAGCGCGACCGCGTCGCCGCGCAGTCCCTCGCCGAGGCGGACAAGATCAAGCGCGTCACCCAGGCCGAGGCCGAGGCGGAGTCCAAGCGCCTGCAGGGCGAGGGCGTCGCCGGCCAGCGCAAGGCGATCGCGCTGGGCATCGCGGAGCAGTACGAGATGCTGCGCAAGGTGGGCATCGAGAACTCCGCCGAGCAGCTGCTGCTGATGACCCAGTACTTCGACACCATGCAGGACGTGGCCCGCAACGGCCGCTCCAACGTGCTGTACCTGCCCTCGAACCCCGGCGCCGTGGGCGGCATGGGCGAGGAGATCCGCACCGCGATGCTGCAGTCCCAGGCCGCCGCCGAGGCGTCGCAGGACGCCGACGCGGCGGACGCGCGCAACGCCCGCCGCCCCTCCGCGGGCCGGGCCCGCCAGGAGGCGGAGCAGCAGGCACGCGCCGCGCAGCAGCAGGCACAGGACCAGGTGCCCGACGGCTACCCGGGCGACGACGCCCCGCCGTGGGCGCACCCGGGCAGCGCGCACCAGGGCTGA
- a CDS encoding glutathione peroxidase translates to MTEQTFHDFSALTITGERREMSEYRGHLVVVVNIATQCGFTPQLTALQELHERFRPHGVSVLGFPSDQFHQDPGTDADTEEFCASVYGVTFDLFSKIDVNGPDAHPLWQWMCAQKAGVIGGRIAWNFTKFLIDGEGRVLRRYAPPVPPVRIAKRIESELGLRA, encoded by the coding sequence ATGACCGAGCAGACCTTCCACGACTTCTCCGCACTCACCATCACCGGGGAGCGCCGCGAGATGAGCGAGTACCGCGGTCACCTGGTCGTCGTCGTCAACATCGCCACGCAGTGCGGCTTCACCCCGCAGCTCACCGCGCTCCAGGAGCTCCACGAGCGCTTCCGCCCCCACGGCGTGAGCGTGCTCGGCTTCCCCTCGGACCAGTTCCACCAGGATCCCGGCACCGATGCGGACACCGAGGAGTTCTGCGCCTCGGTCTACGGGGTCACCTTCGATCTGTTCTCGAAGATCGACGTGAACGGTCCGGACGCGCACCCGCTGTGGCAGTGGATGTGCGCGCAGAAGGCCGGCGTGATCGGGGGGCGTATCGCCTGGAACTTCACGAAGTTCCTCATCGACGGCGAGGGCCGCGTGCTGCGCCGCTACGCCCCGCCGGTGCCGCCGGTGCGGATCGCCAAGCGGATCGAGAGCGAGCTGGGGCTGCGCGCCTGA
- a CDS encoding PfkB family carbohydrate kinase, translating to MPRVLHTSQALVDVILEVDALPERGGNANARRETTYAGGAVTTLIAAARTGAQAVHGGAHGTGPRGDLIREALARDGVALSDAPRPEADTGYCTVLLEPSAERTFVTVYGAERQITAASLATLDPRPGDLLCVSGYSLFEPTREPLLEFLEALPEGVSVVLDPGDPFAHFPRAVQDRVLARTTVWTSNADEARALTDLDALEDTPASIRRRLAPGAVIVVRDGERGCLVFHHGRGTEIPAFPQQAVDTNGAGDTHTGVLLAERALGADWESAATRANAAAAIAVTRRGTESAPTRFEVDAFLA from the coding sequence ATGCCCCGCGTGCTCCACACCTCCCAGGCGCTCGTCGACGTGATCCTCGAGGTCGATGCGCTGCCCGAACGCGGCGGCAACGCCAACGCCCGCCGCGAGACCACGTACGCCGGCGGCGCCGTGACCACGTTGATCGCGGCGGCCCGCACCGGGGCCCAGGCGGTGCACGGCGGCGCCCATGGCACCGGCCCCCGCGGGGACCTGATCCGCGAGGCGCTCGCCCGGGACGGGGTGGCGCTCTCGGACGCGCCGCGCCCGGAGGCCGACACCGGCTACTGCACGGTGCTGCTGGAGCCCTCCGCCGAGCGCACCTTCGTCACCGTGTACGGCGCGGAGCGGCAGATCACCGCCGCCTCCCTCGCCACCCTGGATCCCCGGCCCGGGGACCTGCTGTGCGTCTCCGGGTACAGCCTCTTCGAGCCCACCCGGGAGCCGCTGCTGGAGTTCCTCGAGGCGTTGCCCGAAGGGGTCTCGGTGGTGCTGGACCCGGGAGACCCGTTCGCGCACTTCCCCCGCGCGGTGCAGGACAGGGTGCTGGCGCGCACCACGGTGTGGACCTCGAACGCCGACGAGGCGCGGGCACTCACCGACCTCGACGCCCTCGAGGACACCCCGGCCTCGATCCGCCGGCGCCTCGCCCCGGGCGCCGTGATCGTGGTGCGCGACGGGGAGCGCGGCTGCCTGGTGTTCCACCACGGGCGCGGCACCGAGATCCCCGCCTTCCCGCAACAGGCGGTGGACACCAACGGCGCCGGCGACACCCACACCGGCGTGCTGCTGGCGGAGCGGGCGCTGGGCGCGGACTGGGAGTCCGCCGCGACGCGTGCGAACGCGGCGGCGGCGATCGCCGTGACCCGGCGCGGCACCGAGAGCGCCCCCACCCGCTTCGAGGTGGACGCCTTCCTCGCCTGA
- a CDS encoding penicillin-binding transpeptidase domain-containing protein, with protein sequence MAPASPTSRRRGPLLVLIALLAIAALVATYLLVRGRFDTGEEAARQLAAALTAGEVPAGADAAQHERILAGMLEEGAVPSVALADPGRAESGERTVTLDWTWTLPQEAGTWEYSTEATLHRGEDGWEAALEPSAYAPDLTAGEHLVLAALDPALGEITDRDGTALYAERPVITLGLDRSRLEDDQVDQAARALAGLLGTDPDRLAEAAAAAGEEAFVAALTIREEDAGAYPLDRAADEVPGYLAVDGTRPLALERDYAPGVLGALREATAEDVEDSDGEIEAGDLVATGGVVAATRDELLGTEGVEVRAVDEDAEEQRPLHTVAPADGTTIATTLDDDLQRLATEAVAEEDSPAAVIALQPSTGDVLAAALGPTGQSYPVGLVGQYAPGSTFKTVTALALLRAGVTPDTELECPETATVAGRSFKNADSMDPALFGPMPLRSAVAHSCNTALLLQHETADQAALADAATTLGLGQDAPTGLDAFMGSIDPADEGVEHAAAMIGQGRVLTSPLSMAVVLASVQNGATVTPRILADDEPAAPEVPTPLTEEETAQMQEMLRGVVTDGSLDDFADLPGEPVIGKTGTAEWTNADGELRLHSWVIVAQGDLVVAAFVEDGSYGSVTAGPIAREVLAGQ encoded by the coding sequence ATGGCTCCCGCGTCCCCCACCTCGCGCCGCCGCGGCCCGCTGCTGGTGCTCATCGCCCTGCTCGCGATCGCCGCCCTGGTGGCGACCTACCTTCTGGTCCGCGGCCGGTTCGACACCGGCGAGGAGGCCGCCCGGCAGCTCGCCGCGGCGCTCACCGCGGGGGAGGTGCCCGCCGGCGCGGACGCCGCCCAGCACGAGCGGATCCTCGCCGGGATGCTCGAGGAGGGAGCGGTCCCGTCGGTCGCCCTCGCCGATCCCGGACGCGCCGAGAGCGGCGAACGCACCGTCACCCTCGACTGGACCTGGACCCTCCCCCAGGAGGCGGGGACCTGGGAGTACAGCACCGAGGCGACCCTGCACCGCGGCGAGGACGGCTGGGAGGCGGCGCTGGAGCCGTCGGCCTACGCCCCCGATCTCACCGCGGGCGAGCACCTCGTCCTGGCCGCCCTCGACCCCGCCCTCGGCGAGATCACCGACCGCGACGGCACCGCGCTGTACGCCGAACGGCCCGTGATCACCCTGGGCCTGGACCGCAGCAGGCTCGAGGACGACCAGGTCGATCAGGCCGCCCGCGCCCTCGCCGGCCTGCTGGGCACCGACCCGGACCGGCTCGCGGAGGCCGCGGCGGCCGCCGGCGAGGAGGCCTTCGTGGCCGCCCTGACGATCCGCGAGGAGGACGCCGGCGCCTACCCGCTGGATCGCGCGGCCGACGAGGTGCCCGGCTACCTCGCCGTGGACGGCACCCGGCCGCTCGCGCTGGAGCGGGACTACGCCCCCGGCGTGCTCGGCGCACTGCGCGAGGCCACCGCGGAGGACGTCGAGGACTCCGACGGGGAGATCGAGGCCGGGGACCTGGTGGCCACCGGCGGCGTGGTCGCCGCGACCCGCGACGAGCTGCTGGGCACCGAGGGCGTGGAGGTGCGCGCCGTGGACGAGGACGCCGAGGAGCAGCGCCCCCTGCACACCGTCGCCCCGGCCGACGGCACCACGATCGCCACCACCCTGGACGACGACCTGCAGCGCCTGGCCACGGAGGCCGTCGCCGAGGAGGACTCGCCCGCCGCGGTGATCGCCCTGCAGCCCTCCACCGGGGACGTGCTGGCCGCCGCCCTGGGCCCCACCGGTCAGTCCTACCCCGTGGGCCTGGTGGGGCAGTACGCGCCCGGCTCCACCTTCAAGACCGTCACCGCGCTGGCGCTGCTGCGCGCCGGCGTCACCCCGGACACCGAGCTGGAGTGCCCCGAGACCGCGACCGTGGCCGGGCGCAGCTTCAAGAACGCCGACTCGATGGACCCGGCCCTGTTCGGTCCGATGCCGCTGCGCTCGGCGGTCGCGCACTCCTGCAACACCGCGCTGCTGCTGCAGCACGAGACGGCGGACCAGGCCGCGCTCGCCGACGCCGCCACCACCCTCGGCCTCGGCCAGGACGCCCCGACCGGGCTCGACGCCTTCATGGGCTCCATCGATCCGGCCGACGAGGGCGTGGAGCACGCCGCCGCGATGATCGGCCAGGGGCGGGTGCTCACCTCGCCGCTGTCGATGGCGGTGGTGCTCGCCTCGGTGCAGAACGGCGCGACGGTCACGCCCCGCATCCTCGCCGACGACGAGCCCGCCGCCCCCGAGGTGCCCACCCCGCTCACCGAGGAGGAGACCGCGCAGATGCAGGAGATGCTGCGCGGCGTGGTCACCGACGGCAGCCTCGACGACTTCGCCGACCTGCCCGGCGAGCCCGTGATCGGCAAGACCGGCACCGCCGAGTGGACGAACGCCGACGGCGAGCTGCGCCTCCACTCCTGGGTGATCGTGGCCCAGGGCGACCTGGTGGTCGCCGCCTTCGTGGAGGACGGCAGCTACGGCTCGGTGACCGCCGGGCCGATCGCCCGCGAGGTGCTCGCCGGTCAGTAG
- a CDS encoding nucleoside deaminase, which produces MSHPPDPTEILQRTIALATANVADGGGPFGAVVRLPDGELVEGVNRVTASNDPTAHAEVAAIREACARTRSPDLRGAVLYASCEPCPICMAAALWARLDLVVFAAGRGDAARAGFDDSAFYDYFARPGHHAVLPVEQHRHADAVDPFDAWLAHEGRTAY; this is translated from the coding sequence ATGAGCCATCCTCCCGATCCCACCGAGATCCTGCAGCGCACGATCGCTCTGGCCACCGCCAACGTCGCCGACGGCGGCGGCCCGTTCGGCGCGGTGGTGCGCCTGCCCGACGGGGAGCTGGTCGAGGGCGTGAACCGGGTGACCGCGTCGAACGATCCCACCGCGCACGCCGAGGTGGCGGCGATCCGCGAGGCCTGCGCGAGGACCCGCTCCCCCGACCTGCGCGGCGCGGTGCTGTACGCGAGCTGCGAACCGTGCCCGATATGCATGGCCGCGGCGCTCTGGGCGCGGCTCGACCTCGTGGTGTTCGCCGCGGGACGCGGGGATGCCGCACGTGCAGGCTTCGACGACTCCGCCTTCTACGACTACTTCGCCCGGCCCGGCCACCACGCCGTGCTGCCCGTCGAGCAGCACCGGCACGCGGACGCGGTCGATCCCTTCGACGCGTGGCTCGCCCACGAGGGGCGCACTGCCTACTGA
- a CDS encoding DUF6194 family protein — MSMQQILSTLRSFDGVLELAPREGGDYPPVAWGDHFFYWSPDGTVPRTQPFATLVTKDYPDDTSSDLDPEGRWRLNIHVGRRRLEGLGLGEPDDPTAPDVLQPHPLYSRQGWLCVILPGERTWPAVLPLLELARDDQRRRLGGTLDTARGNREDPMG, encoded by the coding sequence ATGAGTATGCAGCAGATCCTCTCCACCCTCCGCTCCTTCGACGGCGTGCTCGAACTGGCGCCACGGGAGGGCGGCGACTACCCACCTGTGGCCTGGGGCGATCACTTCTTCTACTGGTCGCCGGATGGCACCGTGCCCCGCACCCAGCCCTTCGCCACCCTCGTCACCAAGGACTATCCCGACGATACGAGCTCGGATCTCGACCCGGAGGGTCGGTGGAGGCTGAACATCCATGTCGGTCGGCGTCGGCTGGAGGGGCTCGGACTCGGCGAGCCCGACGATCCCACCGCACCGGACGTGCTCCAGCCGCATCCGCTCTACTCCCGCCAGGGCTGGCTGTGCGTGATCCTGCCGGGCGAGCGCACCTGGCCCGCGGTGCTGCCCCTGCTCGAGCTCGCCCGCGACGACCAGAGGCGCCGGCTCGGCGGCACCCTGGACACGGCGCGCGGGAACCGGGAGGATCCCATGGGATGA
- a CDS encoding MerR family transcriptional regulator has translation MERHRTSSTTAVARAAGCSAQQVRDLEAAGVIPRAERAPNGYRRFTQVHVDAIRAYRLLAAAVGPTTARDTMRGLAADPADAALARIGSLHVDLALNRERTLLALDAVAAIREEPRDDEAGPDTMTITQLAEALGVRPSTLRYWELEGLVRPERRGRLRARSYPAGAIREARIVSALRTSGRSVPDTAQVMADLRDQGGVEALHSVLAAHLEVVAQRTENLLRAGTSLVELRSALADD, from the coding sequence ATGGAGCGGCACAGGACGTCGAGCACCACCGCCGTCGCGCGCGCTGCGGGGTGCTCCGCCCAGCAGGTCCGCGATCTCGAGGCGGCGGGCGTCATCCCGCGTGCGGAGCGGGCGCCGAACGGCTACCGCCGCTTCACGCAGGTGCACGTCGACGCGATCCGCGCCTACCGGCTCCTCGCGGCGGCCGTCGGCCCGACCACGGCCCGGGACACGATGCGCGGCCTCGCGGCCGACCCCGCCGATGCCGCGCTCGCACGGATCGGCTCCCTCCACGTCGACCTCGCCCTGAACCGGGAGCGGACACTGCTCGCGCTGGACGCCGTGGCAGCGATCCGCGAGGAGCCGCGCGACGACGAGGCCGGCCCGGACACCATGACGATCACCCAGCTCGCGGAGGCGCTCGGGGTGCGGCCCTCCACCCTGAGGTACTGGGAGCTCGAGGGTCTGGTCCGTCCCGAGCGGCGCGGTCGCCTGCGGGCGCGCAGCTATCCCGCGGGCGCCATCCGGGAGGCGCGCATCGTCTCCGCGCTGCGGACCTCGGGCCGCTCCGTCCCCGACACGGCGCAGGTGATGGCCGATCTCCGCGACCAGGGTGGGGTCGAGGCCCTGCACTCCGTGCTCGCGGCGCATCTCGAGGTGGTCGCCCAGCGCACCGAGAACCTGCTTCGCGCCGGCACCTCGCTGGTCGAGCTGCGCTCCGCGCTCGCGGACGACTGA
- a CDS encoding NADPH-dependent 2,4-dienoyl-CoA reductase — translation MPASLPRPSTPSAHTRLLSPLDLGPFEVRNRIVMGSMHVGLEDRPADVKKLAAYLGERARGGAGLIVTGGYSPDRTGRLTPRGAQADARTLRAHRLVTREVHEADGRIVLQLLHAGRYAFHPFSASAGAGRSPLSPFRARRLSRRGVTRTIEHFAAAARRAVEAGYDGVEIMGSEGYLLNQFAAPATNRRRDRWGRGAEGRRAMPLAVTAAVREAIGADALLTYRLSLLDLVPEGQTWQETSALARGLVEAGADVLSTGIGWHEARVPTIVTSVPRAAFAENTAALRELVDVPVIASNRIHDPAVAEQVLEAGQADLVSMARPLLADPQLPAKLAAGRTNQVVACISCNQACLDKVFDGQRASCLVNPRAAHETELVLNPVIPRRARKVAVVGAGPAGLEAALAAAERGHIVTLYEATGEIGGQLRMAARIPGKEDYAQALRSWRMRLAAAGVGIRLEMRPTATELQGFHDVIVATGVTPREIDLSVAPGGPDVISYADLLEGRAEAGERVAIIGAGGIGVDIAEFLSAPQPSPSLDVAAWKAHWGVVDADEEHRGGVAVRPAHAPRREVHLLQRKETRIGAGLGRTTGWVHRAELRHAGIVPHRGVTYRGVDAEGLHVLEDGEERVLAVDTVVICAGQESVNALADEVVAARTGRSPRVHVIGGADVAAELDAERAIRQAVEVVAGL, via the coding sequence ATGCCAGCGTCGCTCCCCCGCCCCAGCACGCCCTCGGCCCATACGCGGCTGCTCTCCCCGCTGGACCTGGGCCCCTTCGAGGTGCGCAACCGGATCGTCATGGGCTCGATGCACGTGGGCCTCGAGGACCGGCCGGCGGACGTGAAGAAGCTCGCCGCCTACCTCGGCGAGCGCGCCCGCGGCGGGGCCGGGCTGATCGTCACCGGCGGCTACTCGCCGGACCGCACCGGCCGCCTCACCCCGCGCGGCGCCCAGGCCGACGCCCGTACCCTGCGCGCCCACCGCCTGGTCACCCGCGAGGTGCACGAGGCCGACGGGCGGATCGTGCTGCAGCTGCTGCACGCCGGGCGCTACGCCTTCCACCCCTTCTCCGCCTCCGCCGGGGCGGGGAGGTCGCCGCTGTCCCCGTTCCGGGCCCGGCGCCTGAGCCGCCGCGGCGTGACCCGCACGATCGAGCACTTCGCCGCCGCCGCACGCCGCGCGGTCGAGGCCGGCTACGACGGTGTGGAGATCATGGGCTCCGAGGGCTACCTGCTCAACCAGTTCGCCGCCCCGGCCACCAACCGGCGCCGGGACCGCTGGGGCCGCGGTGCCGAGGGGCGGCGGGCGATGCCGCTGGCGGTGACCGCCGCGGTGCGGGAGGCGATCGGTGCGGACGCGCTGCTCACCTACCGCCTCTCCCTGCTGGACCTGGTGCCCGAGGGGCAGACCTGGCAGGAGACCTCCGCGCTCGCCCGCGGCCTGGTGGAGGCGGGAGCGGACGTGCTCTCCACCGGGATCGGCTGGCACGAGGCGCGGGTGCCCACCATCGTCACCTCGGTGCCGCGCGCCGCCTTCGCGGAGAACACCGCGGCGCTGCGGGAGCTGGTGGACGTGCCGGTGATCGCCTCGAACCGGATCCACGACCCCGCCGTCGCGGAGCAGGTGCTCGAGGCGGGGCAGGCGGATCTGGTCTCGATGGCGCGCCCGCTGCTGGCCGATCCGCAGCTGCCGGCGAAGCTCGCCGCGGGCCGCACCAACCAGGTGGTGGCCTGCATCTCCTGCAACCAGGCCTGCCTCGACAAGGTGTTCGACGGGCAACGGGCCTCCTGCCTGGTCAACCCGCGCGCCGCGCACGAGACCGAGCTGGTGCTGAACCCCGTCATCCCGCGCCGCGCCCGGAAGGTGGCCGTGGTCGGCGCGGGGCCGGCCGGGCTCGAGGCCGCCCTCGCCGCCGCCGAGCGCGGCCACATCGTCACCCTGTACGAGGCGACCGGGGAGATCGGCGGGCAGCTGCGGATGGCCGCGCGGATCCCCGGCAAGGAGGACTACGCGCAGGCGCTGCGCTCCTGGCGGATGCGGCTGGCCGCGGCGGGCGTCGGGATCCGGCTGGAGATGCGGCCCACGGCCACCGAGCTGCAGGGCTTCCACGACGTCATCGTCGCCACCGGCGTGACCCCGCGCGAGATCGACCTGTCCGTCGCGCCGGGCGGCCCGGACGTGATCAGCTACGCGGACCTGCTGGAGGGTCGCGCCGAGGCCGGGGAGCGGGTCGCGATCATCGGCGCGGGCGGGATCGGGGTGGATATCGCCGAGTTCCTCTCCGCCCCGCAGCCCTCCCCCTCCCTCGACGTCGCGGCGTGGAAGGCGCACTGGGGCGTGGTGGACGCCGACGAGGAGCACCGCGGCGGCGTGGCCGTCCGGCCCGCGCATGCGCCGCGGCGCGAGGTGCACCTGCTGCAGCGCAAGGAGACCCGGATCGGGGCGGGGCTGGGCCGCACCACCGGCTGGGTGCACCGGGCGGAGCTGCGGCACGCGGGGATCGTCCCGCACCGCGGCGTGACCTACCGGGGCGTGGACGCCGAGGGGCTGCACGTGCTCGAGGACGGGGAGGAGCGGGTGCTGGCGGTGGACACGGTGGTGATCTGCGCCGGGCAGGAGAGCGTGAACGCCCTGGCCGACGAGGTGGTCGCGGCGCGCACGGGCCGCTCGCCGCGGGTGCACGTGATCGGCGGGGCCGATGTCGCCGCGGAGCTCGACGCGGAGCGGGCGATCCGTCAGGCCGTCGAGGTGGTCGCGGGGCTGTAG